Within the Anoplopoma fimbria isolate UVic2021 breed Golden Eagle Sablefish chromosome 21, Afim_UVic_2022, whole genome shotgun sequence genome, the region TGGTGAGGCCATGAAGATGTTTCATTCTAATGTGTGTATGATGAAGATACAGTTAAATAACAGAACTACAGTTATTTAAACCTCATGTGTTTCTTCCTGCAGATCCGGCTCCCATCCGGCGAGTCCATGCGTGAGCGTTTCCCGGCCGACGCTCCTCTGCGCAGCGTCGTGGAGCACATCGCCGGGCGTCACCCCTCCCTTCcatccttctccctcctccaggGTTTCCCACGGAAACGCTTCGGGGAGGCAGAGCTCGCTTGTTCTCTGCACTCCCTTGGCCTCACTCCCAACGCTGCTCTGTGTATTCAGACCACTCCTCCTGAGACGCCTCAGGATCCGCCGAGTCCTGCAGATCCACCGTCAGCGGGACCCAACGAGCCCCCAccttgtgttgtgtgtcctcAGCCACCCGTCCCGGTCCTGGAGGGGGCGGGAGGGCCGGACCTGGTTCTCCCTCCTCCACTACCCAACGAGCTGTGGGAAGAGGCAGTGAATTACGCAGGGATTCCTGGAGGTGGTCCTTCTCTGACCGGGCCCTCTCACTTCTGGGGTAGGCATTAgattctgtgtaaaaaaacatacatattcaaGACAAATTCATCAAAGCTTATTTGttgtgtacagtacagtattacTGACGTAGCTTATACAAATCCTTATAGAGCTGCAAAGTAGGAAAAGCTTCTGGTTATGGGAATATTTTTACCTAATCTGATTTCCAATGTCAATTTAGTTTGAATGATATCCTCAATGTCACtcaacagaaacatgttttcttttaagtaTAATTTTTTTGCTTCCGCCATTCGCAAGAATTCCAACATTACAAAGAATGTTTAAATGTCAGTGATTTGATTCTTGCCGAAATGCACATTGAGGTTCATAGTTAACTTCTCactttacattttcacatacataggcttttatctttttattaatgAACCACATTTTTCCATAGAGagctgtaaaaatactccaaacTGTGAATCACCTTACATCCATGGAGAAAATGTATATGATTTTTACTTCCTCCACTTTGCAACTCTATATAGTCTCAATTATGTCATCAAACCAAGAGTGTGTTGAacataattaaaactgttatttaaatagCTGTTGGCTCATTGTGTGACATTCCTGGTGTTGTTCAACAGGCCGAGGCCAGAGATTGAATCCTGGTGAAGCTGAGGAGGCTGTGGGCATAGAAGTTGACGAGGAacaaggagaagaggaagagccaCCCTACATGCTTAACGGTACTTCTTTTTTGCGGACACCTCATCCCTCCTTTGACCTCCATTTTGCCtgctccccccctctctccttccttcttcacGCCTCCACGTCTCCCCATTTATTCATCCACGTAGAACTTTTTGTTCTCCCATGCAAGAAACAGATGACCCCTTGCCGTTCACTTGCAGCTGTTGGAGCCACTTTCATTCACTTTCATTCTGTACGTTGCATAAATTCCCCAGTTTACAGAACATTTGACCCACCGCCCCGGTAATGTGTGTCTCATGTAAGAGAGATTAGGATTAGGAAATATGTAGGTGAATGCCCCTTTTCTgtgaaacatacagtacattacattacattacattacattacagtcattacaggGTACACAGGGTCCGACCTGCTGAGACCCACCGGTGAGATCTGAGCTCCCTGAAGTGCTTACAGCCCGGCAGCCAATCATATGCAGTCTTTCAGAgcatgtggctgtgatgtggtATTCTCAAAATTGTGCCCGACCAGAGAGTCAGAAGAGCTCAATCCCAGTGGAAGTAAGAGAAGAATCAAAGATGCTGATGTTGATTAAAGGTGTGGGATATAGAAACGCaacttattgttttttattttaaagacagcaggactaaaaatgttaaagaataTCCGGGTGTTATATTAATAGACCTGTGGCTTTTACTGTACATATATGAGCTGGATTTGATGTCGTTTAAATTTCATCTTGGTGATCTCTTTAGGGATTAAAATCGTTACTTTcgttgtcgtttttttttttaacaggaatGCCCCAGCTGCCTTTCTTTCCGGAGAATAGGATTCGTGGAGAATTTGAGCCCAGGCACCACTGGCCAGAGCAAGGCAATCGACTGAGGTGGGTGTCTAGACAGAATGGCGCTCATGTAATGTAAGAACTGTAAACTGATGAAACTTTGTATGTATTATAGatgcaggtttttatttgtgttctgtgttttgcAGCTGGTTATAATGACTCATTCTGAAAGTTCCCCCTTTTTAGGGCTTTGGCACATTTTCACTACAGTTTATTGTTAAACTCTGTTGTATTTTAATTGGAGCCAAAATCGTTTAATTGGTTGACAGAACATTAATCTGCAACTCTTTCGatagttaaaagtaaaaatgcaaacatttgcttgttttagcttctcaaatgtggggatttgtttcttttgtcagatttcggtcattttaaattgaatatctttagaTTATTGGATTGTTGGTTGGATATTATGTCAATGTATGttgaatattttggggtttcAGGCAGTTAGGACAAAACAATACCCGGGGCTCTGGGAATCTGTGATGCTCATTTTTGTTAACTAACTGAGAAAATTTGCAGATAAAGtgataataaaagtaacaatTAGTTTCAGCACTTCTTGTATTGTTATCCCAGTTAAAGCATTAAAATGGGTATCAACAGTGACCTGCTTATTTATAATCTATTAGGTATTTAACCATGTAAACAGGGTAGTTTGGCTGAGCGTAAGTGTTCTTACAGCAATGCCCTGTGAGAAGgacaaagaaaattaaatacaGTCTtacaaaagttgtgttttttttgttttagggaGGCTCAAGAGGAGGTCCAAGCAGAGCCTGAGGATGCTGGGGCTCGGGAGGCTCCTGGAGCTGCAGGTCTGGCTGCGGTGGAGCGTCTGCAAAGAGCTGCACAGCAAGAGGACCCCCGTGCCTCCCAGGGACAACCGTCACCCCCTAAAAAACCCTACAGGGCCCCCAGCGTGCCGTCCCTATGTGCCTTGGCAACCCGCGCAACTGTCCACCTCATGACTGGTGAGAGAGACCATGTAGGAATATCCACATATTGATTTTCCAGTGTCTCATTGCTTATTTTACTCACTGTCATCATTGTGTCTGTACTCTCTcagctcccagcatgcagtACAGCAGCAGTCTGGCGTGCCTCACCCCGGAGCTAGCGGAGCTTCTGCTCAACCACATGTCCCGCGAGAGGCTCCTGCGTCCGCGCACCCTGGAGCTCTTCTTCGGCTGCCCATTGCAGAAGTTTGTCCTAAACTGCTACCCTTACTCCACCAACGAGCTCCTGCGGCAGTTACGGGCCTTCACGGCACTGAAGCACCTGAGTCTGGTCAACTCGCCTCTCATCACTGGTATAGAATTTCATTTCAGGATGGAATTGTTGGGCTTTTCAGATATCAATTTTTCTCTGTTAACTCCTGCAACATGTTTGGTCaatgtgttgtttaatttgtatcTGTTTTGTCCAGACTCTGGGCTCTCAATCCTGTCCAGCCTGGTCAAACTCCAGTACCTCAACCTGGCCTCCTGTAGCAAACTGACCGACTCCTGTCTGCAGCATATCACAGGTTAGGCCTTCTACAAACTCTCCTGAGAACAAGGCTCAGATTGTTACCAGAGAGGATCTAAAGGATTATGTAACGCCATGTTATAGGCAATCACAACTACGTGCAAGAACGCCACTTCCATACATAAGCTGCTCTGTGTTGTTGCCAAGTATCCACacattttccttctctctctctgtgtctacAAGGTTTAAAGAGCCTGTATTTCCTGTCGCTGGACCACACCAAAGTGACAGATGCTGGGTTGGTATTATATCTACAGTCGGCTCCGTCCTGTCTGTCACAGCTCAGCCTGAACCAAACGGCTGTGACTGAAGCCACACTGGCAGTCCTGCCCACCTGTGTGCCACAACTGAGGCTCCTAAGCATCAAGCAGACAAAGGTACCTCAGCTCTTACCGGGCACATCTGGCGCGTGAATCATGTTGTCGCGTCTCTTAACTGAGCAGCCAGGTTTTTTCTCATGACGTCTCTTTGTCTTGGTGGCTCTTGTTCTTCCAGGTCAGTGACGTGTCGGCATTGGCAGAGCTGTCCAGCCTGCAGACTCTCAACCTGGACGGGACCAGCGTGACAGAAAGCTCTCTGGAGCACCTCGCCACCCACCCCACCCTGTCTTCCCTCAGTTTGGCGGGAATCCCCGTAGCAGATGGTGATCGCGCCCTGCAGATCATCTCAGGTACGTTAATGGATAGAAACATTAGAAGGGGTCCCTGTTGAATCAAACGCTTACTGGTTTGTACTTTCCTTCCAGGTTTGAAGTTGACTCAGCTGACCCTCCCTGGACGCCACTCTGTGGCAGACAGCGGGTTGTCATTCCTCTCTAGACTGTCTGTGCTCTTAGAGCTGGACCTGACTGACTACACACAGGTCACAGACCAGGGAGTCCGCCAGCTCTCCACCATGAGCAGGTCAGTCCCAACACTTCACAGCACAGGCAGGTCATCATAACAGTTGTTTCTGTATGACATCAGGGATGTTGACGGGAGTGTTGCGTGTACTTTGTGCAGGTTGAAGAAGCTGTCACTTAGCAACACACAGGTGACGGATGCAGGGCTTCCCTCGCTGCGCGgcctgctggagctgcaggagcTCTGTTTGGACCGGACAGCGGTCACCAGCCGAGGAGTGGCCGAACTCATCACCTGTCTGCCGCACCTCCAGGTGATTTTACTGCCGACATTTCTGTCATGTAAATATGACATAAACATAATTATAGTAAAAATGAACATAGGTAAACATAAGACATATTTAACACTGGTTTAATGTTTTCCTAGCTCTGCAGATCAAACCCTGCTACCACACAACACGCATTCAATTAGAGATTAAAGTGGTTCTTATCCTAAAATGCGATAAACCAAACTCCAATGTGGGTctcagaaaaatgttaaaagttgTATGAAAAACCTTAAATCATTATTTGTCATgctatatattttatgttttatttataagagGAGTTTTTTCCAGTATTTGTTGCTTTGGAGCTAAGTGGAGATTTGCAGAGGAGTTAATTAGGATTTTAGTCTCCATGTGAACCTCAGTCTGTATTGTTGATAAAAGGTTTCAGTAACATGTTAAGGTATCAGAAATGTTCTAGTTTTAATGATGCATGATATTTTGctgactttaatgtttttttccctgtgttTTTTAGGTGT harbors:
- the si:ch73-173p19.1 gene encoding uncharacterized protein si:ch73-173p19.1, whose protein sequence is MSSAAPPTIGELFLILSEMGFSEEQIQAAVQAGHFSVSDAAEWLLQGQYPRHRLMKQSSQPAETAISAFNPPKDAASTSEANTSPSDSRASPSLLLRPSQSGNLSPDPLPVESRIKQDKSDFEEQQRQRVAQEARAERRQKKQERESVLKRIAEDRRSLQQKKQTGAATETSPPSVQEQKLGGKIQTNVDNNCVLMIRLPSGESMRERFPADAPLRSVVEHIAGRHPSLPSFSLLQGFPRKRFGEAELACSLHSLGLTPNAALCIQTTPPETPQDPPSPADPPSAGPNEPPPCVVCPQPPVPVLEGAGGPDLVLPPPLPNELWEEAVNYAGIPGGGPSLTGPSHFWGRGQRLNPGEAEEAVGIEVDEEQGEEEEPPYMLNGMPQLPFFPENRIRGEFEPRHHWPEQGNRLREAQEEVQAEPEDAGAREAPGAAGLAAVERLQRAAQQEDPRASQGQPSPPKKPYRAPSVPSLCALATRATVHLMTAPSMQYSSSLACLTPELAELLLNHMSRERLLRPRTLELFFGCPLQKFVLNCYPYSTNELLRQLRAFTALKHLSLVNSPLITDSGLSILSSLVKLQYLNLASCSKLTDSCLQHITGLKSLYFLSLDHTKVTDAGLVLYLQSAPSCLSQLSLNQTAVTEATLAVLPTCVPQLRLLSIKQTKVSDVSALAELSSLQTLNLDGTSVTESSLEHLATHPTLSSLSLAGIPVADGDRALQIISGLKLTQLTLPGRHSVADSGLSFLSRLSVLLELDLTDYTQVTDQGVRQLSTMSRLKKLSLSNTQVTDAGLPSLRGLLELQELCLDRTAVTSRGVAELITCLPHLQVLGLASTQVGDTIVRRGLSRCNQLVKLNLSRTRITDHGLKFMKHMHLAQVNLDGTGVSLMGIASLLSFTNISSIRASNTRSIPPDEVSDEEWEAQ